Genomic window (Longimicrobiales bacterium):
CGTATGACCCCAGGGCTCCGCCTCCATCTCGCCGCCGATCAGCAGCGCGTTGCGATCCGGGAAGAACTGCTCGATGCCTGCGAGTGCCTCGTGGCGCGGCTCGTACACGCTGCGCGCGAGACTCCTCCCGCCGAACAGCTGCACGCTCAGACGCTGCGTCGGCGCGTACAGCACCTGCCCGCCGTCGTAGCTCGTGAAGCCGAGACCGGACAGGCTCTGGAGACGGCCGCCGCGCACGCGGAAATCGCCGCGCAGCAGCTCGGCATACGCGAGGATCGCATCGAACGGATCATCGCTGCGCGGCCACTCGAAATCACCGCCGAGATCCGCGCGTGCGCGGAGCTGCACGGTGGCGCTCAACCCCTGCACACCGAGCCCCCACGCGGTCATGCCGACGTCCTGCGTCAGCATGATCGCGCTCTGCTTGCCGACGGCGCGGTAGCGCAGGCAGTGAACCTGAGGAATGCACGAGATCGGCAGACCTTCGTACAGGAACGAACCGTTGGCCAGCTCCTGCACCGCGGAGATCGGCACGGTATCGTGGGTGATGGGTCGCAGCTCGTAGTAGCGCGCCATCGTGACAGCCGTGCCGCGCATGCCCTGCGCAGCCGCCGGTCCGGGCAGCAGCAGCGCAAGCGCCGCCATCGCCGCCATGCCGCGTGCGGTCATTCGACTCGCTCCGCCGCTGCCGCGACCCATGACGGCGGTGTCGATGCCGGGGCGGGACCCGTCGCCTGGCGCGCCGCGGGCAGCGCGTGACAATCCACACACCGCCGGCCCGGCTGATGGTCCGTCATGTCCTGGTGACAGGACAGGCAGAGGCTGCGTGTGCGCTGCGCCGCCGTGACCGGTGCGGGCGAGTGGCAGCCCGAGCCCGCGCACGTCAGATGTGCCGTGGCCGTGTGCGCGGACGAAGCCGGTGTCTCGTGACAGGCCAGACAGTTGTTGTCCGGCTCGTGATGCTCATCGTGGCAGCCCTCGCAGCTGACGCGCGCGGCGCTCAGCTCCAGGCCCTGCACGTGGCAGCGTCCGCAGTCGATATCGTCATGCGGCCGGTGGTCGAACGGATACGTGCGGTTCTCGGCGCGGCCTACGCTCGGCCGGAACGCGCGCCGCACACTGTAGCGCTCGGATGAGACCGCGGCGGGATCGTGGCAGCGCGAGCATGGCTGCATCGTCGAGCCCGTGTGGTGACACGACCGGCAGTCCTGCACCGTGGTGGTGGTCACCTGCCCGTGGGTGTTCTCGACGCTGTGACAGGCCGTGCACTCCACGTCCGTGTGCCGCGCGTGGTCGAATTGCAGCGGGAATGCGGGCCGGGTCTGTTGCGCATGCGCCGGAGCCGGCAGGAACAGACGGCCGAGGACCCGCAGCACACCGTCACCGAGCGACGTGCGCGGCGGCGCGTGCGGGTTCGGCGCCGGCGTGGGCGGCGTGCGCAGCGTCGGATCCGTATGACAGTCCCGGCACTGCCGTCCTTCGGCGTGGAAGCTGTGTGCCGAATGGCACCGGCCGCATGTCTCGAGGACACCGGCGCCCAGGCCGCGGTGGAACGGCGTCAGCGTGTCGGGCTGCATGTGGCAGTCCGTGCACGCATTGAACGCATCGCTCGACTGCGCCTGGTCGTGCGGGTTGTGGCACGACGCGCACATGCCCGCATGCGGATCCGCCTCCGCGGGCGGGAAGTCCGCCAGCCGCACCTGCATCGCGTGGCAGCTCAGGCACTGTTCCCGCTGCGGGTGGAATGCCAGCTGGACGGAGTCTCGCTCTTCCGCGGCGACCTGCGCGTTGAACGTGTGACACGTCGCGCAGTGGATCGTCAGGTCGCCCATCGCGCCGAGCTGGATGTTCTGATTCTCGTGGCATCCCGCCTGGCCGCATGTCTGCTCGGTGGCGGCGAACTCGTGGACGCTCGTGGAATGACATTCGACGCATTTCAGTCCGGAAAGCGCCGGGTCGTCCGATTCCAGGTGCACCCGGTGCCCCGCGGACGCCGCTACGTTGCTCCACTCCTCCGGATCGCCCTCCACGTGACACTCGACGCACACGTCATTCGATACTTCCGCGTGCGCCTCCAGACTATCGGGATTCTCGATGATCTGCGTCAGCGCCATCGTGCTGCGCGTCACGAGCGTCGGCTGGTGGCACGACTTGCACCCGAGATCGGCGTGCGCGCTGCGCGCGAACCGCTCGTAGGGATCCACCATCAGGTGGCAGGAGAGACAGAAATCGTTGTCGTGCTGGACGTAATCGTATGTGCGGTAGGCTTCCACCCCGCCCCACACCAGCAGAGCCGCGAGCACCGCGCCCAGCCCCACCAGCAGTACCGGTGGAACCTGGCGCAGTCGCTCGCGCGTGCGTCGCAGCATGCCTGGACGTCTATCGTTCAACGATTACCCACTTCAATGGCTGGCAGCGGGCGCCGCGACGCACGGCGCCCGCTGTCTCTGGCTAGTTGTGCTGGCCCAGCTGCCGGCTCAGCGATACGCCCGGCGCCGCGAGGCCATAATCTGTCCGCACCTGCTGGATCGACGCAATGAGCAGGGCCTCGATCAGGAACGGATTGTGAACCGCCGACTCCGGGAAGCTGTTGATCAGCTGGTAATTGAACCTGGCTCCCTCGGCCGTGCTGTACCGCCCGTCATTGGCATTGAACTCCGAGGCCGGGATCTGCGCGATCAGCGTGTTCAGCTGCGCAGCGAGCGTGTTGAGACGCTGCGTCGCGACCTGCTCCAGCGAACGGGCGACCGCCTCCGAGCCGTGGCAGCCCGCGTCGGTGCAGGTCTTGTATGACTTCTGGGACGAGGCGCAGTCGCCCGGCACCGGCACGCCGTTCACCATGCACGGCGTGGCCGCGAACATGTGACCGACCGAGAAGACCTGCTCGCCCGTCAGCTCGTCCGTGGTACTGAACGCGTTCACGTGGCAGCCCGCGCACAGCTTCGGATTCGCGACCGACCCATGCGTCGCTGCAATAACCGACGTGTCGCCCGTGCCGGGGAACTGCATGTTGGGGGGCCACCAGCCGCCGTAGCCGAGCAGCACCGGGCCCTCCGGCGAGTGCGGTCCGCGACTCTGCGAGGCCAGGTCCGGCGTGCCGCGCTTGTGATGGCACTTCATGCACAGGTTCTGCTCTTCGTTCGGCACGTCCACCGCGTAGCGCAGCTGACCCTCGTTGTCCGCCGAGTGCGGGTCGTGACACACGCCGCACGTGATCGCCAGATGCTGGCCCGGCTGCGACACACTGGCCTTTTCCAGATAATCGGCATTCTCGCCCCAAGCCACGAGCGCGCCCTCACCCGTGTGGCAGCTCTCGCATTCCGGTCGGCCCGCCGGCGACGCGAGCGCGGCGCCGTGCCCCGACTGCTCCCACTCCTCGACGAACGGATGGTGCGCGCCCTGGTGGCATTCGCCGCAGCCGATCGTCAGGTCGGTCCCGACAGCCAGCGGCGCCAGCGGGATCGTCGCATCATTCGGGTTCTGCACGTGCGCCAGTCCCGGACCGTGACAGCTCTCGCACTGCACGTTGTGGTAGCGTTCGTCACCCGTGGTCGCATAACCGCCGGCCGCGGTCGCCAGGTTGCCCAGCTGATTCACCGTGTGGCAGTTCTCGCAGAACGCCTGCGCGTGACCGCTGCCCTGCAGCGTCGCCCATGCATCCGCGTGCGCCGTCTGCTCCCACTCCCCCTGGAAGCTGACGTGGCAGTTGCCGCACACCGTCAGGTTCGTCTCCTGGTTCGTCAGGCCGACGAACCCCTCATGCCCGGTAGGAACGTCACCGACCAGATCGCGATCACGGTATACGATTCGCTCGTCCACGCAGGCCGTGCCGAGGACGAGCATTACTGCCGTGATCGCCATGAGCGCATGCTGCGATATCCTTCTCATGTATCCCTCGTCTCTCATGTAGTCCTCGCCTGGCTGAGCGGCCGGGTGCATGTGACAGCGTCGTTCTGCG
Coding sequences:
- a CDS encoding cytochrome c3 family protein, encoding MRRISQHALMAITAVMLVLGTACVDERIVYRDRDLVGDVPTGHEGFVGLTNQETNLTVCGNCHVSFQGEWEQTAHADAWATLQGSGHAQAFCENCHTVNQLGNLATAAGGYATTGDERYHNVQCESCHGPGLAHVQNPNDATIPLAPLAVGTDLTIGCGECHQGAHHPFVEEWEQSGHGAALASPAGRPECESCHTGEGALVAWGENADYLEKASVSQPGQHLAITCGVCHDPHSADNEGQLRYAVDVPNEEQNLCMKCHHKRGTPDLASQSRGPHSPEGPVLLGYGGWWPPNMQFPGTGDTSVIAATHGSVANPKLCAGCHVNAFSTTDELTGEQVFSVGHMFAATPCMVNGVPVPGDCASSQKSYKTCTDAGCHGSEAVARSLEQVATQRLNTLAAQLNTLIAQIPASEFNANDGRYSTAEGARFNYQLINSFPESAVHNPFLIEALLIASIQQVRTDYGLAAPGVSLSRQLGQHN